In a single window of the Aquicella siphonis genome:
- the flgL gene encoding flagellar hook-associated protein FlgL, with amino-acid sequence MRIPTDSMFQQQLAILSQQYDSIARLMLQQEKGKKLLANSDDPVLASRIDMTYDFLNNIQAYSQNTIIGKNRSQLFDTSIQDAVNTVDQIKQIIQRAGSDTVSDNERAAMAEQLKGYMNVLLNDANTRDGNGEYIYSGYNTRTVPYILQGGTYYYQGGLGAIEINIGNNTSVLYSESGFKVFGDVLNGNGSFTIKAADTNTGTASSTPGTVTDKTSYVEDNYTISFVTNSAGKLAYQVTGSASGQVIPPPPATLPDDAPEYIPNSDISFNGMNIHMSGDPQVGDSFTAAPSQKENVFDGLQELISILQTPVENDPVKRAQFHQKLSQSSEYFANVYSHFVNYRSEVGTRMQVIQNQIKINDNIELNQQAIYDQLSNVKLEKVASDLSQQLVYLQATQDCYKLIQATFMQLLKGF; translated from the coding sequence ATGCGCATACCTACCGATAGTATGTTTCAGCAGCAATTGGCTATACTTTCGCAGCAATACGACAGCATTGCACGCTTGATGCTGCAGCAGGAAAAGGGTAAAAAATTACTGGCTAACTCAGACGATCCGGTCCTGGCCAGCCGTATTGATATGACTTATGATTTTCTGAACAATATTCAGGCGTACTCCCAGAATACGATTATCGGTAAAAACCGTTCCCAATTATTTGACACCTCCATACAAGACGCTGTTAATACAGTTGATCAGATCAAGCAGATTATTCAGCGGGCTGGCAGCGATACCGTTTCAGATAATGAACGGGCGGCGATGGCGGAACAGTTGAAAGGATATATGAATGTATTGTTGAATGATGCGAATACACGCGATGGCAACGGCGAATATATTTATTCAGGATACAATACACGCACTGTTCCCTACATTCTCCAGGGCGGAACTTATTATTACCAGGGAGGATTGGGGGCAATTGAAATCAACATTGGCAACAATACCAGCGTGCTTTACAGCGAATCAGGATTCAAGGTGTTCGGTGATGTCCTGAACGGCAACGGTTCGTTTACTATTAAGGCCGCCGATACGAATACTGGCACTGCTTCGAGCACACCAGGCACAGTTACCGACAAGACAAGTTATGTCGAGGACAATTATACGATTAGTTTCGTCACTAACAGCGCCGGCAAACTGGCATATCAAGTCACCGGATCTGCCAGCGGGCAAGTTATCCCGCCGCCGCCTGCTACCTTGCCTGATGATGCGCCGGAATATATTCCGAATTCAGATATCAGCTTTAACGGAATGAATATCCATATGAGCGGTGATCCGCAAGTGGGGGACTCATTTACTGCCGCGCCCAGCCAAAAGGAAAATGTGTTTGACGGTTTGCAGGAGCTCATTTCCATCTTACAAACACCGGTGGAAAATGATCCGGTAAAGCGCGCCCAATTTCATCAAAAATTATCTCAATCCAGTGAATATTTCGCGAATGTTTACTCTCATTTTGTGAATTACCGCAGTGAAGTGGGAACAAGAATGCAGGTAATACAGAATCAAATCAAGATTAACGACAATATCGAACTGAATCAGCAGGCAATCTATGACCAGCTTTCCAACGTGAAACTGGAAAAAGTTGCGTCTGATCTTTCACAACAGCTTGTTTATCTGCAGGCAACACAGGATTGTTATAAGTTGATACAGGCCACGTTCATGCAGTTGTTAAAAGGATTTTGA
- a CDS encoding sigma-54 interaction domain-containing protein — MHSERIQGSKEDSLSRYRLVGDDCDSCRYLANAFALLKLPLDRLSVRHLIDSDHDNPQTTVFIFCKNIEEEQGKRLYEMLASDHRHFISMLPPEQRIVRSKSLVHFLKSSFSASELINILARCGQTDSELNTPTNLTSHPVFERLIGSSLRIRKIRSMIHQVACTDSTVLILGQSGTGKDVIASCIHYLSKRCENALVPINCGAIPGELIESELFGHEKGAFTGALTRRPGRFEIANGGTLFLDEIGDMPLSMQVKLLRVIQERKIDRVGGNTSINVNVRLIAATNKNLEDLIQQNRFREDLFYRLNVFPIQVPSLNERKEDIPVLIDYHLNKIHERLGHRVAFTETAMQTLCDYAWPGNIRELENFLERTVILHRDQVLDEKDIDPAYKQKKNPAPASVTALSEETPLNIKDYIANIEKQVIQFALNRSNGMIQSAADYLSLGKNALLEKMKKHNLIDA, encoded by the coding sequence ATGCACTCTGAAAGGATTCAGGGCTCCAAAGAAGATTCGCTCAGCCGCTACAGGCTTGTAGGCGATGACTGTGATTCTTGCAGATACCTAGCAAATGCGTTTGCCCTGCTTAAATTACCTCTTGACCGGCTTTCTGTGCGCCACCTGATTGACAGTGATCATGATAATCCTCAAACCACCGTGTTTATCTTCTGCAAAAATATTGAAGAAGAACAGGGCAAGCGGCTTTATGAGATGCTTGCTTCAGATCACAGACATTTCATTTCGATGTTGCCTCCAGAACAGCGAATTGTGCGAAGCAAAAGCCTTGTTCATTTTTTAAAATCATCTTTCTCCGCGTCAGAACTGATTAATATTCTTGCCAGATGCGGCCAAACTGACAGTGAACTGAATACGCCCACGAATCTGACTTCTCATCCCGTTTTTGAGCGTCTTATTGGCAGCAGTCTTCGGATTCGCAAAATACGCTCCATGATTCATCAAGTTGCCTGTACTGACAGCACCGTACTCATATTGGGTCAATCTGGAACAGGAAAAGATGTCATCGCATCCTGCATACATTATCTGTCCAAACGCTGTGAAAACGCACTTGTCCCCATCAACTGCGGCGCCATTCCCGGCGAACTGATAGAAAGCGAATTGTTTGGACACGAAAAAGGCGCTTTCACCGGCGCATTAACACGCCGGCCCGGCCGATTTGAAATCGCGAACGGGGGCACCTTGTTCCTGGATGAGATCGGTGATATGCCTTTATCCATGCAGGTCAAATTACTACGGGTCATTCAAGAACGCAAAATTGACCGGGTTGGCGGAAATACCAGCATTAATGTAAATGTGCGGTTGATTGCGGCAACAAACAAAAACCTGGAAGATTTGATTCAACAAAACAGATTTCGTGAAGACTTGTTCTACCGGCTCAATGTTTTTCCGATTCAAGTTCCCAGTTTAAACGAACGCAAGGAAGATATTCCCGTTTTGATCGACTATCACCTGAACAAGATACATGAACGCCTTGGACATCGTGTTGCGTTTACGGAAACAGCCATGCAGACACTGTGTGACTATGCCTGGCCAGGCAATATCAGGGAATTGGAAAATTTTCTTGAGCGCACGGTTATTTTACACCGGGATCAGGTGCTCGATGAAAAAGACATAGATCCCGCCTATAAACAGAAAAAGAACCCAGCTCCCGCTTCCGTCACCGCACTGTCGGAAGAAACGCCATTAAATATCAAAGACTATATTGCCAACATAGAAAAACAAGTCATACAGTTCGCGCTGAACCGGTCAAACGGCATGATTCAGTCCGCGGCAGATTATTTATCGCTAGGTAAAAACGCTTTACTGGAAAAAATGAAAAAGCACAATCTGATTGACGCATGA
- a CDS encoding sigma-54 interaction domain-containing protein: MHSVLTSHDVLVVLDQDEAVVRSILAKIMNQPIKCIFNQHISSFTRYVNRQNMIFINSEESNDVEESVIAKIDGWHLDSARLQPIAHDARSKVMLEMARKAAKTSATVLISGETGTGKEVLAKYIHQHSSFHDGPYITVNCAALPENMMEAILFGYEKGAFTSAVNTYVGKFEQAQNGTLLLDEIAEMPIGLQAKLLRVLQERELERLSGKRVVRLNLRVIAASNRDLKNQVINGLFRKDLYYRLHVLSVRCPALRERLNDILPLAEYFIRHHAKILDKNEPVLTEGAKNKLVSHVWPGNIRELENVIQRAMIMTEGAVIDAGDISLEEGLYDFEQTDGQGGYASNIEQFSSKLEESEAKAIMEVLHEADGCRNIAARRLNISPRTLRYKIAKLRAIGLKVP, encoded by the coding sequence ATGCATAGCGTTCTAACCAGCCACGATGTGTTGGTGGTATTAGACCAGGATGAGGCAGTGGTAAGAAGCATACTGGCCAAGATCATGAACCAGCCGATTAAATGTATATTCAATCAGCATATTTCCTCATTCACGCGGTATGTGAACCGTCAAAACATGATTTTTATCAACTCGGAAGAAAGTAATGACGTTGAAGAGTCTGTTATTGCGAAAATAGACGGATGGCATTTGGACAGCGCGAGATTGCAGCCTATCGCGCACGATGCGCGCAGCAAGGTCATGCTGGAAATGGCCCGTAAAGCCGCAAAAACCAGCGCAACAGTATTAATCAGCGGAGAAACAGGAACAGGTAAGGAAGTATTGGCAAAATATATTCATCAACACTCCAGCTTTCATGATGGTCCGTATATCACGGTTAATTGTGCCGCATTGCCGGAAAACATGATGGAAGCAATATTGTTTGGGTATGAAAAAGGGGCCTTCACCAGTGCTGTCAACACATATGTGGGTAAATTCGAGCAGGCGCAGAATGGGACGCTGCTTTTGGATGAAATTGCTGAAATGCCGATAGGTTTGCAGGCCAAGCTGTTAAGAGTGTTGCAAGAAAGGGAACTGGAGCGTTTAAGCGGTAAAAGAGTCGTCAGATTGAATTTGAGAGTGATCGCGGCATCCAACCGGGATTTGAAAAACCAGGTCATCAACGGATTATTCCGCAAGGATTTATATTATCGCTTGCATGTTCTCTCTGTCAGGTGCCCCGCTTTGAGAGAGCGATTGAACGATATTTTGCCCTTGGCAGAATATTTTATCAGGCATCATGCAAAGATTCTGGATAAAAATGAGCCTGTATTGACTGAAGGGGCAAAGAATAAGTTGGTGAGTCACGTTTGGCCGGGAAACATCCGTGAATTGGAAAATGTAATACAGCGCGCCATGATTATGACAGAAGGTGCGGTCATCGACGCAGGTGATATTAGCCTGGAAGAGGGTCTGTATGACTTCGAGCAAACAGATGGTCAGGGTGGGTATGCCTCTAACATCGAGCAATTCAGTTCTAAACTCGAGGAATCCGAGGCTAAAGCGATCATGGAGGTTCTTCATGAAGCAGACGGTTGTCGAAATATTGCGGCCAGAAGGCTCAATATCAGCCCAAGAACGCTTAGATATAAAATAGCAAAGCTGCGTGCGATTGGATTAAAAGTGCCATAG
- the fliE gene encoding flagellar hook-basal body complex protein FliE — translation MSINNVSGVRSDINEMLSKIREISNKSKVFSENSSVTPGVNAPKSASFQETMSAVKDVFSNVNNIQIESEKVKDAYLSGDKHVSMSQVLIASQKSKLAFEGLVTVRNKILEAYKEIMNMPV, via the coding sequence ATGAGTATCAATAACGTGAGCGGTGTCCGCTCTGATATCAACGAAATGCTGTCAAAAATTCGTGAAATTTCCAATAAATCGAAGGTGTTTTCTGAGAACAGCAGTGTCACGCCAGGCGTCAATGCGCCAAAGTCCGCAAGCTTTCAGGAAACCATGTCAGCGGTAAAAGATGTATTTTCAAATGTTAATAACATCCAGATCGAAAGTGAAAAAGTGAAAGATGCCTATCTGTCGGGGGACAAACATGTCTCAATGTCGCAAGTATTGATCGCCTCGCAAAAATCCAAGCTGGCTTTTGAGGGTCTGGTGACGGTAAGAAATAAAATACTAGAGGCATATAAAGAAATCATGAATATGCCGGTTTGA